One genomic segment of Protaetiibacter intestinalis includes these proteins:
- a CDS encoding APC family permease has product MTDESRSESEDTPRSPKRWLIGDPLPTSTLEGQLLPKHLALPIFASDPLSSVAYAPQELLMILLLGGLAFLSFAPWVAGAVVLLLIVVVASYRQLVKAYPSGGGDYEVASKNLGEKAGVVVAAALLVDYILTVAVSVASGVDNIISAIPGLNGWRVELAVGFVVVLAAINLRGVREASKAFAIPTYLFIGSIAVMLVTALIRMALGDAPVAESAGWDVKGEQLTQAAFVLLILRSFASGCAALTGVEAVSNGVPAFRRPKVQNAQRTLVAMGGIAIVLFTGLTVVALVTGVHYAERACDLIGFTDCETEPQRSLIAQIASATFGNNTIPFFIVQAATAAVLLLAANTAFNGFPLLGSVLATDGYAPKALATRGDRLIFSNGVLALSAVAIVLLIGAQANVTALIQLYIIGVFISFTLGQIGMVRHWSRMLREGCTDRGSVWRGLAINALGALMTASVLIIVTVTKFVHGAWIVFVVMAVLILLMIGVNRYYRDVDREIAADATTVFGSSGDHAIVLVGRMSKPVLKALDYAIAARHESIEAIHVSIDDAASETLEAQWAEHNIHVPLTVIGSPYRDISLPLIKYIKQHRAAHGSEVVTVYLPEYIVGHWWEVVLHNHKARRIRHKLMLVHGVVVALVPWLLDSSDLIYGRRSRPLPGQDRRGEPVRPPMRAPNPPTPTGRKR; this is encoded by the coding sequence GTGACTGACGAGTCTCGGAGCGAATCCGAGGACACACCCCGATCTCCCAAGCGCTGGCTCATCGGCGATCCGCTGCCCACCTCGACCCTCGAGGGGCAGTTGCTGCCGAAGCATCTGGCGCTGCCGATCTTCGCGAGCGACCCGCTCTCCTCCGTGGCGTACGCGCCGCAGGAGCTGCTCATGATCCTGCTGCTCGGCGGGCTCGCCTTCCTCAGCTTCGCGCCCTGGGTGGCGGGCGCGGTCGTGCTGCTGCTCATCGTCGTTGTCGCCTCCTACCGCCAGCTCGTGAAGGCCTACCCCTCGGGCGGCGGCGACTACGAGGTCGCGTCGAAGAACCTCGGCGAGAAGGCGGGCGTCGTGGTCGCCGCCGCGCTGCTCGTGGACTACATCCTCACCGTCGCCGTCTCGGTCGCGTCCGGCGTCGACAACATCATCTCGGCGATCCCCGGGCTCAACGGCTGGCGGGTGGAGCTCGCCGTCGGCTTCGTCGTGGTGCTCGCCGCCATCAACCTGCGCGGCGTGCGCGAGGCGTCGAAGGCGTTCGCGATCCCCACCTACCTCTTCATCGGCTCGATCGCCGTCATGCTCGTCACGGCGCTCATCCGCATGGCTCTCGGCGACGCGCCCGTCGCCGAGAGCGCCGGCTGGGATGTGAAGGGCGAGCAGCTCACGCAGGCCGCCTTCGTGCTGCTCATCCTGCGCTCCTTCGCGAGCGGATGCGCGGCCCTCACGGGCGTCGAGGCGGTCTCGAACGGCGTGCCCGCCTTCCGCCGGCCCAAGGTGCAGAACGCGCAGCGCACCCTCGTGGCGATGGGCGGAATCGCGATCGTGCTGTTCACCGGGCTCACCGTCGTCGCGCTCGTCACGGGCGTGCACTACGCCGAGCGCGCGTGCGACCTCATCGGCTTCACCGACTGCGAGACCGAGCCGCAGCGCTCGCTCATCGCCCAGATCGCCTCCGCGACCTTCGGCAACAACACCATCCCGTTCTTCATCGTGCAGGCCGCCACCGCGGCGGTGCTGCTGCTCGCCGCCAACACGGCCTTCAACGGCTTCCCGCTGCTCGGGTCGGTGCTCGCCACCGACGGCTACGCCCCCAAGGCGCTCGCCACCCGCGGCGACCGGCTCATCTTCTCCAACGGCGTGCTGGCCCTCTCGGCGGTCGCGATCGTGCTGCTGATCGGCGCGCAGGCGAACGTGACGGCGCTCATCCAGCTGTACATCATCGGCGTCTTCATCTCGTTCACGCTCGGCCAGATCGGCATGGTGCGGCACTGGTCGCGGATGCTGCGCGAGGGCTGCACCGACCGCGGCTCCGTGTGGCGGGGGCTCGCCATCAACGCCCTCGGGGCGCTCATGACGGCATCCGTGCTCATCATCGTGACGGTCACCAAGTTCGTGCACGGGGCGTGGATCGTGTTCGTCGTGATGGCGGTGCTGATCCTGCTGATGATCGGCGTGAACCGCTACTACCGCGACGTGGACCGGGAGATCGCGGCCGATGCGACGACCGTGTTCGGCTCCTCCGGCGACCACGCGATCGTGCTCGTCGGGCGCATGTCGAAGCCCGTGCTGAAGGCGCTCGACTACGCGATCGCCGCCCGGCACGAGTCGATCGAGGCGATCCACGTGTCGATCGACGACGCCGCGAGCGAGACGCTCGAGGCGCAGTGGGCCGAGCACAACATCCACGTGCCGCTCACCGTGATCGGCTCGCCGTACCGCGACATCTCGCTGCCGCTCATCAAGTACATCAAGCAGCACCGCGCGGCCCACGGCTCCGAGGTGGTGACGGTGTACCTGCCCGAGTACATCGTGGGGCATTGGTGGGAGGTCGTGCTGCACAACCACAAGGCGCGCCGCATCCGCCACAAGCTCATGCTCGTGCACGGCGTCGTGGTGGCGCTCGTGCCGTGGCTGCTCGACTCGTCCGACCTCATCTACGGCCGCCGCTCGCGCCCGCTGCCCGGCCAGGACCGCCGCGGCGAGCCGGTGCGCCCCCCGATGCGCGCCCCGAACCCCCCGACCCCCACGGGCCGCAAGCGCTGA
- a CDS encoding FAD-dependent oxidoreductase produces the protein MTDRPTDTSVVIIGAGQAGLSVAYYLRKLGLDPGNDFVLLDRGPGAGGAWQFRWEALRLGYAHRVNDLPGMDELGLSFDTADRTAPARDVVADYYAQYERHFDLKVVRPADVTRVRATLDGFEVTFDDAYGDQTFSTQVVVNATGTWGAPFIPWYPGRDDFRGRQLNTTEYRDAEEFRDQDVVVVGGGTSAIGFLLELENVARSITWVTRRPIEFLEEQELNIEGGTRAVTLQDAAAREGRALPSIVSTTGVPRTRRIQAAIDRGLLSERPMFTRIEPDGVVFADGSAQHADAIIWATGFRPELRHLASLKLREQAGGVTVAGGAAYRNAGVFFAGYGPTASTIGANRAGRTIARQVVSYLSTLGY, from the coding sequence GTGACTGACCGGCCGACCGACACCTCCGTGGTGATCATCGGCGCCGGACAGGCGGGCCTCTCGGTGGCCTACTACCTGCGCAAGCTCGGCCTCGATCCGGGCAACGACTTCGTGCTGCTCGACCGGGGTCCGGGCGCGGGAGGCGCGTGGCAGTTCCGCTGGGAGGCGCTGCGACTCGGCTACGCGCACCGCGTGAACGACCTCCCCGGCATGGACGAGCTCGGCCTCAGCTTCGACACGGCCGACCGCACCGCGCCCGCGCGCGACGTCGTCGCCGACTACTACGCGCAGTACGAGCGGCACTTCGACCTCAAGGTGGTGCGCCCGGCCGACGTCACCCGCGTGCGGGCGACCCTCGACGGCTTCGAGGTCACCTTCGACGACGCCTACGGCGACCAGACCTTCTCGACCCAGGTGGTCGTGAACGCGACCGGCACCTGGGGCGCCCCCTTCATCCCGTGGTATCCGGGGCGCGACGACTTCCGCGGCCGGCAGCTCAACACGACGGAGTACCGCGACGCCGAGGAGTTCCGGGACCAGGATGTCGTGGTGGTCGGCGGCGGCACGAGCGCGATCGGCTTCCTGCTCGAGCTCGAGAACGTGGCGCGCTCCATCACCTGGGTCACCCGGCGCCCGATCGAGTTCCTCGAGGAGCAGGAGCTCAACATCGAGGGCGGCACGCGCGCCGTCACCCTGCAGGACGCCGCCGCGCGCGAGGGCCGCGCCCTGCCGTCGATCGTGTCGACGACGGGCGTGCCGCGCACCCGCCGCATCCAGGCCGCAATCGACCGCGGGCTGCTCTCCGAGCGCCCCATGTTCACCCGCATCGAACCGGATGGCGTGGTCTTCGCCGACGGCTCCGCCCAGCACGCGGATGCCATCATCTGGGCGACCGGGTTCCGTCCGGAGCTGCGGCACCTCGCCTCGCTCAAGCTGCGCGAGCAGGCGGGCGGCGTGACGGTCGCGGGCGGCGCCGCCTACCGCAACGCGGGCGTCTTCTTCGCCGGCTACGGGCCCACGGCATCCACGATCGGCGCCAACCGCGCGGGCCGCACGATCGCCCGTCAGGTGGTCTCCTACCTCAGCACCCTCGGCTACTGA
- a CDS encoding PGPGW domain-containing protein, producing the protein MTVTPDPDELAATPASATAAAGRMVGAAFSSGKRAAGRAREAIRGNPSADRAYRTAVGVTGGATVALGVVLMPLPGPGTLIALGGLAMLGSEFEGARKVSTKATAAAKTAAAKVAERRARRSSSTPADRGPSPAA; encoded by the coding sequence ATGACCGTGACCCCCGACCCCGACGAGCTCGCCGCGACCCCGGCATCCGCGACCGCCGCGGCGGGTCGGATGGTGGGGGCCGCGTTCTCGAGCGGCAAGCGGGCCGCGGGGCGGGCGCGGGAGGCGATCCGCGGCAACCCCTCGGCCGATCGCGCGTACCGCACGGCGGTCGGCGTCACGGGCGGGGCGACGGTGGCGCTCGGCGTCGTGCTCATGCCGCTGCCGGGCCCGGGAACCCTCATCGCGCTCGGCGGGCTGGCGATGCTCGGCAGCGAGTTCGAGGGCGCGAGGAAGGTGTCGACGAAGGCCACCGCAGCCGCCAAGACGGCCGCCGCGAAGGTCGCCGAGCGGCGCGCCCGCCGCTCGTCCTCGACCCCCGCCGACCGGGGCCCGAGCCCCGCTGCGTGA
- a CDS encoding DUF3073 domain-containing protein produces MGRGRQKAKHTKVARELKYFSPDTNYNALERELGGNPRLEEDLEKWPEYADTYGDDEDDDLDESDVKTA; encoded by the coding sequence ATGGGGCGCGGCCGTCAGAAGGCAAAGCACACCAAGGTCGCCCGGGAGCTGAAGTACTTCAGCCCGGACACCAACTACAACGCGCTCGAGCGCGAGCTCGGCGGCAACCCGCGCCTCGAGGAGGACCTCGAGAAGTGGCCGGAGTACGCCGACACCTACGGTGACGACGAGGACGACGACCTCGACGAGAGCGACGTCAAGACCGCCTGA
- the purM gene encoding phosphoribosylformylglycinamidine cyclo-ligase: MTSAPASAPAHGDASYAAAGVDTAAGDRAVELMKASVARTHGPEVLGGVGGFAGLFDATALTGYTRPLLATSTDGVGTKIALALAVDKHDTIGQDLVAMVVDDIVVVGAKPLFMTDYIATGKVHPERIATLVAGVARACEATGTALVGGETAEHPGLMAADDYDIAGAAVGVVEADAVLGPDRVQHGDVVVAIASSGLHSNGFSLVRHILDQRGLAYTDHSDELGGVVGEVLLEPTRLYTAPLLTVIDQLPGAIHALSHVTGGGIAANLARVLPKGAWVELDRSTWSPQPVFRTLASWGGLELADTESTWNLGVGFFAVVDAAAASSVTRALEAAGLPAWVAGRVSTASHDLAGFEQGAKGVDGGAVRLVGGYAS, translated from the coding sequence GTGACGAGCGCCCCCGCATCCGCCCCCGCCCACGGCGACGCGAGCTACGCGGCCGCCGGCGTCGACACCGCGGCGGGCGACCGCGCGGTCGAGCTCATGAAGGCCTCGGTGGCCCGCACGCACGGCCCGGAGGTGCTGGGCGGCGTGGGCGGCTTCGCGGGCCTCTTCGACGCAACCGCCCTGACCGGTTACACGCGTCCGCTGCTCGCGACGAGCACCGACGGCGTCGGCACCAAGATCGCGCTCGCACTCGCGGTCGACAAGCACGACACGATCGGCCAGGACCTCGTGGCGATGGTCGTCGACGACATCGTGGTGGTGGGTGCGAAGCCGCTCTTCATGACCGACTACATCGCCACCGGCAAGGTGCACCCCGAGCGCATCGCGACCCTCGTGGCGGGCGTCGCACGCGCCTGCGAGGCGACCGGCACCGCGCTCGTCGGCGGCGAGACCGCCGAGCATCCCGGCCTCATGGCCGCAGACGACTACGACATCGCGGGTGCCGCGGTGGGCGTCGTCGAGGCGGATGCCGTGCTCGGCCCGGACCGCGTGCAGCACGGTGACGTCGTGGTCGCCATCGCCAGCTCCGGCCTGCACAGCAACGGCTTCTCGCTCGTGCGGCACATCCTCGACCAGCGCGGCCTCGCCTACACCGACCACTCGGACGAGCTCGGCGGCGTCGTCGGCGAGGTGCTGCTCGAGCCGACACGCCTCTACACCGCGCCGCTGCTCACCGTCATCGACCAGCTGCCGGGCGCCATCCACGCGCTCTCCCACGTGACCGGCGGCGGCATCGCCGCGAACCTCGCGCGCGTGCTGCCGAAGGGCGCCTGGGTCGAGCTCGACCGCTCCACCTGGAGCCCGCAGCCCGTGTTCCGCACCCTCGCCTCCTGGGGCGGCCTCGAGCTCGCCGACACCGAATCCACCTGGAACCTCGGCGTGGGCTTCTTCGCGGTGGTGGATGCCGCGGCAGCCAGCTCGGTCACGCGCGCCCTCGAGGCGGCCGGCCTGCCCGCGTGGGTCGCGGGCCGCGTCTCCACGGCGTCCCACGACCTCGCCGGCTTCGAGCAGGGCGCCAAGGGCGTCGACGGAGGCGCCGTTCGCCTGGTCGGCGGTTACGCCTCCTGA
- the purF gene encoding amidophosphoribosyltransferase: protein MCGIVGIVSSSPVNQQVYDSLSLLQHRGQDSTGIATSEGSIIHMFKAKGQVREAYRTRDMRSLLGTMGLGHVRYATRGDASKEQEAQPFYVNAPYGIVLVHNGNLTNTRELTEELFHTDRRHLNTNSDTELLVNVLANELQSQIRGADLDPDQVFDAIETLHERVEGSYAAIALIAGHGLLAFRDPFGIRPLILGRRSAGLVGEEWVVASESLVLEHGGYEVVRDVAPGEAVFITRSGELYARQCAKNPRLIPCSFEYVYLARPDSIMNGISVYDARLRLGDRLADTIAKYTPSGAIDVVMPIPDSSRPAAMQVARKLGIEYREGFYKNRYVGRTFIMPGQEQRTKSVKQKLNAMSSEFAGKNVLIVDDSIVRGTTSKEIVDMARQAGAHSVTFTSAAPPVRYPHVYGINMPTRAELIASGRKIPEIATALGADYLIYQEVEDMKSAILEGSTITDLEMSCFTGEYVTGTVTPEYLEWVERNQLS from the coding sequence ATGTGCGGCATCGTCGGCATCGTCTCATCGAGCCCCGTCAACCAACAGGTCTACGACAGCCTGTCCCTCCTCCAGCACCGCGGCCAGGACTCGACGGGCATCGCCACGTCCGAGGGCTCGATCATCCACATGTTCAAGGCCAAGGGGCAGGTGCGCGAGGCGTACCGCACGCGCGACATGCGCAGCCTCCTCGGCACCATGGGTCTCGGGCACGTGCGCTACGCCACCCGCGGCGACGCCTCCAAGGAGCAGGAGGCCCAGCCGTTCTACGTGAACGCGCCCTACGGCATCGTGCTCGTCCACAACGGCAACCTCACCAACACGCGCGAGCTCACCGAGGAGCTCTTCCACACCGACCGTCGGCACCTCAACACCAACTCCGACACCGAACTGCTCGTCAACGTGCTCGCCAACGAGCTGCAGTCACAGATCCGCGGCGCCGACCTCGACCCCGACCAGGTGTTCGACGCGATCGAGACCCTGCACGAGCGCGTCGAGGGCTCCTACGCGGCCATCGCCCTCATCGCCGGGCACGGGCTGCTCGCCTTCCGCGACCCGTTCGGCATCCGTCCGCTCATCCTGGGTCGCCGCTCGGCGGGGCTCGTCGGCGAGGAGTGGGTCGTGGCGTCGGAGTCGCTCGTGCTCGAGCACGGCGGCTACGAGGTGGTGCGGGATGTGGCCCCCGGCGAGGCCGTGTTCATCACGCGCTCGGGTGAGCTGTACGCGCGGCAGTGCGCGAAGAACCCGCGCCTCATCCCGTGCTCCTTCGAGTACGTGTACCTCGCGCGCCCCGACTCGATCATGAACGGCATCTCGGTCTACGACGCCCGCCTGCGGCTCGGCGACCGGCTCGCCGACACGATCGCCAAGTACACGCCCTCGGGCGCGATCGACGTCGTCATGCCGATCCCCGACTCCTCGCGCCCCGCCGCCATGCAGGTGGCGCGCAAGCTCGGCATCGAGTACCGCGAGGGCTTCTACAAGAACCGCTACGTCGGGCGGACGTTCATCATGCCCGGCCAGGAGCAGCGCACGAAGAGCGTCAAGCAGAAGCTCAACGCGATGAGCTCCGAGTTCGCCGGCAAGAACGTGCTCATCGTCGACGACTCGATCGTGCGCGGCACGACCTCGAAGGAGATCGTCGACATGGCGCGTCAGGCGGGCGCCCACTCGGTCACCTTCACCTCGGCGGCGCCGCCTGTGCGCTACCCGCACGTCTACGGCATCAACATGCCCACACGGGCCGAGCTCATCGCATCCGGGCGCAAGATCCCCGAGATCGCGACCGCCCTCGGCGCCGACTACCTCATCTACCAGGAGGTCGAGGACATGAAGTCGGCGATCCTCGAAGGCTCGACGATCACCGACCTCGAGATGAGCTGCTTCACGGGCGAGTACGTCACCGGCACCGTGACGCCCGAGTACCTCGAGTGGGTCGAGCGCAACCAGCTCAGCTGA
- a CDS encoding sterol carrier family protein produces MAVRRRIDADAGRAAVRAWQGGADDRQTLATAVRFLLEQLATDHEGNSVEVRVPPFGATQAIPGPRHTRGTPPNVVETDAVTWLALATGALGWDAALADARVSASGTRAELRGVLPLRWA; encoded by the coding sequence GTGGCGGTGAGGCGGCGGATCGACGCGGATGCGGGACGCGCCGCCGTGCGCGCCTGGCAGGGCGGCGCCGACGACCGGCAGACACTCGCGACGGCCGTGCGCTTCCTGCTCGAGCAGCTCGCCACCGACCACGAGGGCAACTCGGTCGAGGTGCGCGTGCCGCCGTTCGGCGCGACGCAGGCGATCCCGGGACCCCGCCACACCCGCGGCACCCCGCCCAACGTCGTCGAGACGGATGCCGTCACCTGGCTCGCGCTCGCGACAGGCGCGCTCGGCTGGGACGCGGCGCTCGCGGATGCGCGCGTCTCGGCATCCGGAACCCGCGCCGAGCTGCGCGGGGTGCTGCCGCTGCGCTGGGCGTAG